From Erigeron canadensis isolate Cc75 chromosome 8, C_canadensis_v1, whole genome shotgun sequence, one genomic window encodes:
- the LOC122579134 gene encoding 7-deoxyloganetin glucosyltransferase-like: MLPEQRNKPHAVCIPAPLQGHINPMLKVAKILHSKGFDITFVNTEFNHRRLLKSVGFNTLHGLPSFRFETIPDGLPSPENEDVTQDISPTLKSLHESGLGPFKSILAKVSASYSPVTCIVADFLMGFTLPAAQELGIPGILFWAAGLASLICYDQYPNLIEKGLMPLKDPSYLHNGYLDKVIDFIPTMSGIRLKDIPPFIRIINPGDEFRVGFASRELARAKTASGIIFNTFDELDHDVLDTLSSMLPSCYGIGPLNLVENYIVDKSLDSIKLNLWKEEPECLNWLNAKESLSVIYVNFGSITVMTPQQLIEFSWGLAKSNHSFLWIVRSDLVISDSAVLPPEFLIETKGRGFLASWCPQEEVLSHPSIGGFLTHSGWNSTIESISNGVPMICWPFFADQQPNCWWSCNKWGIAMEIDNKVKRDEVLKLVIELMDGEKGKDLRMHAISWKNKAQQSCVFPLGSSMVNLEKFIHFLKTSPK; the protein is encoded by the exons ATGCTCCCGGAACAAAGGAACAAGCCGCACGCGGTGTGCATACCAGCCCCATTACAAGGCCACATTAATCCGATGCTAAAAGTTGCCAAAATTCTGCATTCAAAAGGCTTCGATATCACCTTTGTCAATACTGAATTTAACCATCGCCGTCTCCTTAAATCTGTCGGCTTTAACACCTTACATGGCCTCCCTTCCTTTCGCTTCGAAACCATTCCTGATGGTCTTCCATCGCCCGAAAACGAAGATGTCACCCAAGATATTTCACCAACACTTAAGTCCCTCCATGAATCCGGGTTGGGTCCATTTAAAAGTATCCTTGCCAAAGTGAGTGCTTCTTATTCACCGGTGACTTGCATAGTAGCAGACTTCCTTATGGGTTTCACCCTCCCTGCTGCCCAGGAATTGGGCATTCCCGGGATTCTCTTTTGGGCCGCGGGTTTGGCTTCTCTTATATGTTATGATCAATACCCGAATCTTATTGAAAAAGGTTTGATGCCTCTTAAAG ATCCGAGTTATTTACACAACGGGTATTTGGATAAAGTCATAGATTTTATTCCAACTATGTCTGGAATACGTCTAAAGGATATTCCACCATTTATTAGAATCATCAACCCTGGTGACGAATTTAGGGTTGGATTTGCATCTAGGGAGTTGGCAAGAGCAAAAACAGCTTCTGGCattattttcaacacttttgaTGAACTAGATCATGACGTTTTGGATACGCTCTCTTCAATGCTGCCTTCCTGCTATGGAATAGGTCCTTTGAACCTAGTGGAGAATTATATTGTTGATAAATCCctagattccatcaaattaaaTTTGTGGAAAGAGGAGCCAGAATGTTTAAATTGGTTAAATGCTAAAGAGTCCCTGTCAGTTATTTACGTGAATTTTGGTAGCATAACAGTAATGACACCTCAACAACTAATCGAGTTTTCTTGGGGACTTGCAAAGAGTAATCATTCATTTTTGTGGATAGTACGATCCGACCTTGTGATAAGTGATTCAGCTGTGCTTCCACCAGAGTTTCTAATCGAGACAAAGGGTAGAGGATTCTTGGCAAGTTGGTGCCCGCAAGAAGAGGTTTTAAGTCACCCGTCAATTGGAGGGTTTCTAACACATAGTGGATGGAATTCAACCATTGAAAGCATTTCCAATGGAGTCCCAATGATTTGTTGGCCATTTTTTGCAGACCAACAACCAAATTGTTGGTGGAGTTGCAATAAGTGGGGGATTGCCATGGAGATAGACAACAAGGTTAAGAGGGATGAAGTTTTGAAGCTAGTTATTGAGTTAATGGACGGAGAAAAAGGGAAGGACTTAAGGATGCATGCTATTAGTTGGAAGAACAAGGCTCAACAATCATGTGTTTTCCCCTTGGGTTCATCTATGGTTAATCTAGAGAAGTtcattcattttctaaaaacatCTCCAAAATAA
- the LOC122578843 gene encoding 7-deoxyloganetin glucosyltransferase-like → MPSEQANKPHAVCIPAPAQGHINPMLKVAKILHSKGFDITFINTEFNHRRLVKSLGSDALHGFPFFRFETIPDGLPPPENEDVTQDVAPTLKSLHETGLGPFKSILAKVSASYSPVTCIVADFLMGFTLPAAQELNIPGILFWTAGLGSLICYDQYPNLIEKGLMPLKDPSYLQNGYLDTTIDFIPTMSGIRLKDIPPFVRIIYPGDEFMVGFAATELARAKTASGIIFNTFDELDYDVLDMLSSMYPFCYAIGPLNLMENNIVDKSLASIKSNLWKEEHECLKWLNTKEPLSVIYVNFGSITVMTPQQLVEFCWGLAKSNHPFLWIIRPDLVISDSAMLPPEFLIETKGRGFLASWCPQEEVLSHPSIGGFLTHSGWNSTIESITNGVPMICWPFFADQQPNCWWSCNKWGVAMEIDNNVKSDEVLKLVIELMDGEKGNDMRKNVTNWKNKAHEACVYPSGSSMVNLGKFIHLLKTSPK, encoded by the exons ATGCCTTCGGAACAAGCGAACAAGCCGCACGCGGTGTGCATTCCAGCCCCAGCACAAGGCCACATTAATCCGATGCTAAAAGTTGCCAAAATCTTGCATTCAAAAGGCTTCGATATCACCTTTATCAATACTGAATTCAACCATCGACGCCTCGTTAAATCTCTTGGCTCTGACGCCTTACATGGTTTCCCTTTCTTTCGCTTTGAAACCATCCCCGATGGTCTTCCACCGCCCGAAAATGAAGATGTTACCCAAGATGTTGCACCAACACTTAAGTCACTCCATGAAACTGGTTTGGGCCCATTTAAAAGTATCCTTGCTAAAGTGAGTGCTTCTTATTCACCGGTGACTTGCATAGTGGCTGACTTCCTTATGGGTTTCACCCTCCCCGCGGCCCAGGAATTGAATATTCCCGGGATTCTCTTCTGGACTGCGGGTTTGGGTTCTCTCATATGTTATGATCAATACCCGAATCTTATTGAAAAGGGTTTGATGCCTCTTAAAG ATCCGAGTTACTTACAAAACGGATATTTGGATACAACCATAGATTTTATACCTACTATGTCTGGTATACGTCTAAAAGATATTCCACCATTCGTTAGAATCATCTACCCTGGCGACGAATTTATGGTTGGATTTGCAGCCACGGAGTTGGCAAGAGCAAAAACAGCTTCCGGCattattttcaacacttttgaTGAACTAGATTACGACGTTTTGGATATGCTCTCTTCAATGTATCCATTTTGCTATGCAATAGGTCCTTTGAATCTAATGGAGaataatattgttgataaaaGTCTAGCATCCATCAAATCAAATTTATGGAAAGAAGAACATGAATGTTTAAAATGGCTAAATACTAAAGAGCCATTGTCAGTTATTTACGTAAATTTTGGTAGCATAACGGTGATGACACCTCAACAACTAGTCGAGTTTTGTTGGGGACTTGCGAAGAGTAATCATCCATTCTTGTGGATAATACGACCCGACCTTGTGATAAGTGATTCAGCTATGCTTCCACCAGAGTTTCTCATAGAGACAAAGGGTAGAGGATTCTTGGCAAGTTGGTGCCCGCAAGAAGAGGTTTTAAGTCACCCGTCAATTGGAGGGTTTCTAACACATAGCGGATGGAATTCAACTATCGAAAGCATTACCAATGGAGTACCAATGATTTGTTGGCCATTTTTTGCCGACCAACAACCAAATTGTTGGTGGAGTTGCAATAAGTGGGGGGTTGCCATGGAGATTGATAACAATGTTAAGAGTGATGAAGTTTTGAAGCTAGTGATTGAGTTAATGGACGGAGAGAAAGGGAATGACATGAGAAAGAATGTCACTAATTGGAAGAACAAGGCTCATGAAGCATGTGTTTATCCATCGGGTTCATCTATGGTTAATCTAGGCAAGTTCATTCATTTGCTAAAAACATCTCCGAAATAA
- the LOC122611072 gene encoding 7-deoxyloganetin glucosyltransferase-like has translation MASKQEKKLHVVCIPVPLQGHINPMLKLAKILHSKGFLITFVNTEFNHQRLLRSQGYEALLGLPSFRFETIPDGLPPPENNDASQDIPSLAKSVDETCSGPFKNLLIKVNSSHEPVTCIVSDTLTGFTLDVAIELGIPEILLWTSGAGSFICYNQYPNLLEKGLMPLKDVSYLANGYLDTVIDGVPTMSGIRLKDIPPFVRILFPGDEYMVKFMCKQLERAKRASAIIFNTFDDLDREVLDTLSLTYPPCYGIGPLHLLEKNIADESLAFIKSNLWKEESECLKWLDSKATSSVIYVNFGSITVITPQQMVEFCWGLAKSNYSFLWIIRPDLVIGDSAMLPTEFLEETKDRGLLVGWCPQEKVLNHGSIGGFLTHSGWNSTIESISNGVPMICWPFFADQQPNCWWTCNKWGIAMEIDNNVTSDGVAKLVVELMNGEKGKAMKKNAIDLKNKAEEACTLPSGSSMANLEKLIQLMQAFSK, from the exons ATGGCTTCTAAGCAAGAGAAGAAGTTACATGTAGTGTGCATACCAGTCCCATTACAAGGCCACATTAACCCAATGCTAAAACTTGCCAAAATCCTACATTCCAAAGGCTTCCTTATCACCTTCGTCAACACCGAATTCAACCACCAACGTCTCCTTCGATCTCAAGGCTATGAAGCCTTACTCGGCCTCCCTTCGTTTCGTTTTGAAACCATTCCTGATGGCCTTCCACCACCCGAAAACAACGATGCCTCTCAAGATATCCCATCTCTAGCTAAGTCTGTTGATGAAACTTGTTCTGGCCCTTTTAAAAATCTTCTCATCAAAGTGAATAGTTCTCATGAACCGGTCACTTGCATAGTGTCTGATACGCTTACGGGTTTCACATTAGATGTTGCAATAGAATTGGGTATTCCAGAAATACTTCTTTGGACTAGTGGTGCTGGTTCCTTTATTTGTTACAATCAATATCCTAATCTTCTAGAAAAGGGTCTAATGCCCCTCAAAG ATGTGAGTTACTTGGCAAATGGTTACCTAGATACAGTGATAGATGGTGTACCCACCATGTCTGGTATACGTTTAAAAGATATTCCACCTTTTGTAAGAATTCTCTTTCCCGGTGATGAGTACATGGTGAAATTTATGTGTAAACAACTAGAGAGGGCAAAACGAGCTTCCGCCATCATTTTCAACACTTTTGATGATCTAGACCGTGAGGTTTTGGACACGCTCTCTTTAACGTATCCTCCTTGTTATGGCATTGGGCCGTTACATTTACTTGAGAAAAATATTGCTGATGAATCTCTTGCATTTATAAAATCAAACCTTTGGAAAGAAGAATCTGAATGCTTGAAATGGCTAGACTCAAAAGCGACATCATCAGTTATTTACGTGAACTTTGGTAGCATTACCGTCATAACACCTCAACAAATGGTCGAGTTTTGTTGGGGACTAGCAAAGAGCAATTACTCTTTCTTGTGGATAATACGTCCAGACCTTGTGATAGGTGACTCTGCTATGCTCCCGACAGAGTTTCTAGAAGAGACAAAGGATAGAGGGTTGTTAGTTGGATGGTGTCCTCAAGAAAAAGTACTAAATCACGGGTCAATTGGAGGGTTTTTAACGCATAGTGGATGGAATTCTACAATCGAAAGCATTTCTAATGGAGTTCCAATGATTTGTTGGCCTTTTTTCGCCGACCAACAACCTAATTGTTGGTGGACTTGCAACAAGTGGGGTATTGCCATGGAGATTGACAACAATGTAACGAGTGATGGAGTTGCGAAGCTAGTGGTTGAGTTGATGAATGGAGAAAAGGGGAAAGCAATGAAGAAAAATGCCATTGACTTGAAGAACAAGGCTGAGGAGGCATGTACATTACCTTCAGGTTCATCTATGGCTAATTTGGAGAAACTAATTCAGTTGATGCAAGCATTTTCCAAATAA
- the LOC122578197 gene encoding 7-deoxyloganetin glucosyltransferase-like, with protein sequence MGSRQEKKPHVVCIPAPVQGHINPMLKLAKILHSKGFDITFINTEFNHQRLVRSRGSDALRGLPSFRFETFPDGLPTPENLDATQEVTSLARSLEDNCLGALKELISKLGASYSPVTCIMADLLMGFTRAAAKELDIPEFFLWTSGASSLLCFEQFSYLLEKGLMPLKDSSFAVNGYLDTVVDCIPTMPGLRLKDFPPWIRCLNPGDEYMVEFISLQMERAKTAPFSVIVFNTCHELEKNDTFDTISSKFGPCYAIGPLHLLEKKLVDKSLASIKSNLWKEDLECLEWLDSKEPNSVVYVNFGSITVMTSQQLVEFGWGLAKSNYSFLWIIRPDVVIGESAVLPPELLEETKNRGLLASWCPQEQVLSHPSIGGFLTHNGWNSTIESISNGVPMICWPFFGDQHPNCWVCCNKWGVALEIDNDVKRDEVSKLVIEMMNGDKGNEMRKNAVDLKNMIEEACSCPSGSSMANLEKLVDLIQTSAK encoded by the exons ATGGGTTCACGACAAGAGAAGAAGCCACATGTAGTGTGCATACCAGCTCCAGTACAAGGTCACATTAACCCAATGCTAAAACTTGCCAAAATCCTTCATTCAAAAGGctttgatataactttcatcaacacTGAATTCAACCACCAACGCCTCGTAAGGTCTCGCGGCTCAGACGCGTTACGTGGTTTACCTTCCTTTCGGTTCGAGACCTTTCCCGACGGCCTTCCAACCCCGGAAAACCTTGATGCTACCCAAGAGGTGACATCTCTAGCAAGATCCCTTGAAGACAACTGTTTGGGAGCGCTTAAAGAGCTCATTTCAAAATTGGGTGCTTCTTATTCACCAGTAACTTGCATAATGGCTGATTTGCTTATGGGGTTCACACGTGCGGCTGCTAAAGAACTCGATATCCCCGAGTTTTTCTTATGGACTAGTGGGGCTAGCTCTTTGTTATGCTTTGAGCAGTTTTCTTATCTTTTGGAGAAGGGCTTGATGCCCCTTAAAG ATTCAAGTTTCGcagtaaatggttacttggatacGGTTGTAGATTGTATACCAACCATGCCTGGCCTACGTTTAAAAGATTTTCCGCCTTGGATTAGATGTTTGAACCCGGgtgatgaatacatggttgagtTTATTTCTTTACAAATGGAGAGAGCAAAAACTGCACCTTTCTCTGTTATTGTTTTCAATACTTGTCATGAACTTGAAAAAAACGACACTTTTGACACAATTTCTTCAAAGTTTGGTCCTTGTTATGCAATTGGCCCATTGCATTTACTAGAGAAGAAACTTGTTGACAAATCTCTTGCATCAATCAAATCAAACCTTTGGAAAGAAGACCTCGAGTGTTTAGAATGGCTAGATTCAAAGGAGCCAAATTCGGTCGTTTATGTGAACTTTGGTAGTATTACAGTAATGACATCTCAACAACTAGTCGAGTTTGGTTGGGGACTAGCAAAAAGTAACTATTCATTCTTGTGGATTATACGCCCTGATGTCGTGATTGGTGAGTCTGCTGTTCTTCCACCCGAGTTGTTGGAAGAGACAAAAAATAGAGGCTTGTTAGCTAGTTGGTGccctcaagaacaagttttaaGTCACCCGTCAATTGGAGGATTTTTAACACACAACGGATGGAATTCAACGATTGAAAGTATTTCTAATGGAGTACCAATGATTTGTTGGCCCTTTTTTGGTGACCAACACCCAAATTGTTGGGTGTGTTGTAACAAATGGGGTGTTGCCTTAGAGATCGACAATGATGTGAAGAGGGATGAAGTTTCGAAGCTAGTGATCGAGATGATGAATGGAGATAAAGGGAATGAGATGAGGAAGAATGCGGTTGAtttgaaaaacatgattgaaGAGGCATGTTCTTGTCCTTCTGGTTCGTCTATGGCTAATTTGGAGAAATTGGTTGATCTTATTCAAACATCTGCAAAATGA